The following coding sequences lie in one Niabella agricola genomic window:
- a CDS encoding ThiF family adenylyltransferase: MEKNATARESALLQVLSDPGKTYRPLFFRIYNQEDQKLFQQLRKNVKDLEVYDQILSQLQEYIKISYFTKLKPGEDPAPFIAETLGTHTLETYGVWVYYPWSKKLIHLLDEEAFVALRTSRNTYKITPEERELLRSKKIGVIGLSVGQTIAQTLAMERVCGALHLADFDSIELSNMNRLNVGVQDIGLNKAVLAARKIAELDPFLDVLCFTEGITEHNLDAFFLENGKIDILVEECDGIDVKISSRLKARSLGIPVVMDTNDRGMLDVERFDLEPDRAIFHGSIDEGIDTAKLKGLTNEEKIVILGKIFDLSKISDRMKMSLGEMQKTINAWPQLASSVALGGAMVTDTCRRILLSEIHNSGRYYIDFNDLIK, encoded by the coding sequence ATGGAAAAAAACGCAACGGCTAGAGAATCAGCCTTGTTGCAGGTATTATCGGATCCCGGTAAAACCTACAGACCCCTGTTTTTCAGGATATACAACCAAGAGGATCAAAAATTGTTCCAGCAACTGCGAAAAAACGTAAAAGACCTGGAAGTATACGACCAGATTTTAAGCCAACTCCAGGAATATATAAAGATTTCTTATTTTACGAAGTTAAAGCCGGGGGAGGATCCTGCGCCATTTATAGCGGAAACCCTGGGCACACATACATTGGAAACATATGGGGTATGGGTATACTACCCCTGGTCGAAAAAACTGATACACCTGCTGGATGAGGAAGCATTTGTGGCATTGAGAACCAGCCGGAACACGTACAAGATTACACCGGAAGAGCGGGAGCTGCTGCGGTCGAAAAAGATTGGTGTAATCGGACTGTCTGTGGGACAGACCATTGCCCAGACGCTGGCCATGGAACGGGTGTGCGGAGCACTGCATCTGGCCGATTTTGACTCCATCGAACTAAGCAATATGAACCGGCTGAACGTTGGGGTGCAGGATATAGGGCTCAACAAGGCCGTTCTGGCTGCACGGAAAATAGCTGAACTCGACCCCTTTCTGGATGTATTGTGCTTTACCGAAGGAATTACGGAGCACAACCTGGATGCATTTTTTTTAGAAAATGGCAAAATCGATATTCTTGTAGAGGAGTGCGACGGTATTGATGTAAAAATTTCGAGCCGTTTAAAAGCACGGTCCCTGGGCATTCCGGTAGTAATGGATACCAACGACCGGGGGATGCTCGATGTGGAACGGTTTGACCTGGAGCCGGATAGAGCCATATTTCATGGCAGCATTGACGAAGGAATCGATACGGCGAAATTAAAGGGATTAACAAATGAAGAAAAAATTGTTATTCTGGGCAAGATATTTGACCTTTCAAAAATTTCCGACAGAATGAAGATGTCACTGGGTGAAATGCAAAAAACGATCAATGCTTGGCCACAGCTCGCTTCTTCCGTTGCATTAGGCGGAGCCATGGTAACGGACACCTGTAGACGGATTTTACTATCGGAGATCCACAATTCCGGTCGGTATTATATTGATTTTAATGATTTAATAAAATAA
- a CDS encoding response regulator: MEQSLQYSNVLYVDDELHNLNSFKACFRRDFSVFTAQTVDEALRILKEQEIHLIVTDQRMPETTGIEFLESIIKDYPDAIRMLLTGYADIDAVVDAINKGRVFKYIQKPWEEALLRTTIQEGLELYALNRANKKLTEELEENNKQMEFLLRQSLLS; encoded by the coding sequence ATGGAACAAAGTCTTCAGTATTCAAACGTTTTGTATGTTGATGACGAATTGCATAACCTGAATTCTTTTAAAGCGTGTTTTAGGCGTGACTTTTCTGTTTTCACTGCGCAAACAGTTGACGAAGCCCTGCGGATTCTGAAGGAACAGGAGATCCATTTGATCGTCACCGACCAACGCATGCCGGAAACCACGGGTATCGAGTTCCTGGAGTCTATTATAAAAGACTACCCCGATGCCATCCGCATGTTGCTTACCGGTTATGCAGATATCGATGCCGTGGTGGATGCCATCAATAAAGGCCGGGTGTTCAAATATATCCAGAAACCCTGGGAAGAAGCCCTTTTAAGAACAACCATCCAGGAAGGTCTGGAACTTTACGCCCTCAACCGCGCTAATAAAAAGCTCACCGAAGAGCTGGAAGAGAACAATAAACAAATGGAATTCTTATTAAGACAATCGCTTCTTTCCTGA